The genomic stretch TGAAGTTATACTTCAAATCATCATAAGGGACTGATGCCATTTCTTGAGTTGGCTGATTATTATTGGTTCGTGAATAGGTTAACTTTGCTTCCAATCCGGGTATTTCTGCCGGCTGCCATAATAACTTAGCGCGGCCATTAAAATATCGAAAATCTAAATTAACATCACGACTTAAAAAATTGGGATTATTATAATCAATAAATGTGTCACGGCGTGAATAGTCAATTGCTATGCGCCCTGCCAATTCATTTTTATAAATTGGCCCTGATACCATAAATGAAGTGCGCCTTTGGCCATAATTGCCTATTTCTGCTTGATAGGCTGCTTCTTTTGTAAAGGTTGGGTCTTTGGTATTGATAACAACAGCACCGGCAATTGCATTCGCACCTTGCGATGTCGTCTGCGGGCCTTTAAAAACTTCAATACTGCTTACGTCCCAAAGCCCAGAAGAACCAAAAAACAATTCATAATAATTGGCATAGTGACCGTCAATATTGGTTGACGCGCGTGGTACTGTGCCACCCCAGAAAACATCGGCACGTGTATTGGGCCCTTGCGTATCTTGACCGCGTATGATCGGCGCCGAGACAGAGTCGGTATAAAGGACATTGGGCAGGCCATTTATCACATCGTGAACAGATTGATCGCTGAATTTATTATTCCAAATATCTTTTGCGGTGATAACGCTTACCGATGAAGCGGTATTGCGAATATCGCGATCTATTTTTTCACCGGTGATGACGATTGCTTCAAGCGTTGTTGAATTGCTATCAACGCTAGCCGTGTCTTGCGCAAAAACCGATATAACATTTGTAGCGAGCAAGGCAATTGCTGCAGTGCTTGTGATACAACTTCTTTTAAACCTGTTTTTCATGCCCTCTCCATAAATATGATAATTTAAGTCAAATTATCCCTATTCTTTTTGAAAGCGTTTCGCAATATGAAATTGATATTGTATTATGAAATTTTTTATCAGTGATATATAGGCGACATTTTGAAAAAAAAGCTTAAGGATTAAAATAAATGATTAAAAAAAGTTATTTTTAATCATTTATTGAATTTAAATCGGCGCGATTAAAATGTGCCTCTAATACCTATCCCATAATTTCTTGGCATTGTCATACTCGCCTCTGTTCCTCGATTATTTCGCAAATATGTGGGGGTTCGTTCATTAAAAACATTATTGACATAACCAAAAACCTGTAAAGCTTGATTAATGTCATAATTGATTTTGAAATTTGAAAGCGTATAGGCGTTGATCGAATAGGCCGGCGTATTGGCTATGTCTGAATAATATTTATCAACATGGCGAATATCGGCACCAAGATTAAGTTTTTCTGTCGCTTGCCAATTCAACCCTGCACTAAGCATAAAACCGGGTGATTTAGCAAACTCGTTTCCTTCATAGGCAATATTGCTTGATATTTTATCAATCCGCGTTTTTAATATGCCGGCACTGGTTTTTAATTGAAGATTATCTAAGATGATATAATCTAATCCCAATTCTAAACCATAGGAATGGGTCTTTTCGGCATTGATTGTATAGCTTTGTTCAAGTCCCGGGGATATAACAACAGGAATATTATATTGATTGTCTTTAAAATCCATATAAAAAATATTACTGTTTAAACTTAAACGGTTATCTAACAATGCAAGGCGCGAAAAAAGCTCATAATTCCAGACTTTTTCTTGCTTAAATGCTAGCCACTGACGAGAAGTCATATTAAGTGCAACACCACCAGGATTGTAACCTCGGCTTATTACAGCGCCTACAATCCAATCATCCCTGAGTGCGTAAGCCAAAGATATTTTTGGCAAAAGAGCCGAAAATGTTTCTTCATAATCAAGGGGAAGTGCGGCAAAAACGGATCTGCCTTTTCGGTTAACGAGATCATTTTGATAGCGCAATCCGCCTTCAATCGTCCAGCGGTCGGTTAGCCTATATCTTACTTCGCCAAAAACTCCTAAATTTCGCTTTTTATCGTCAAAAACTGTATCACCTGCAAGCGACATAAACTCATCAGACGTAACATAATTATAAAATAAACCAACCAATCCACTCACTTTATCATCTTGTTGGCCAAATAATAGTCTGCTTTCATTAGACGTATTGTTTTGCGTAACATCAACATAACCATTTGTATATATGCCGGTATTTCTTTCGACATTAAAATGAGAATATTGAACTTTATTAAGTAATGTTATTCCGTTTTCAAATTCATAGCGAATATCAATAATTGCAGTATCAGAATTTTGTTGACTGGACGGCATCATATTCGTGCGGTGTTTTAGTTCAAAAAATGGCTCTGATGCGGCTTCTTGAGCCGGTCTATTGCTTTGAATCCGTGAATAGGTAAGTTTAACATCCAAGCCCGGCAATTCAGCCGGTTGCCATAATAATTTGCCGCGCCCATTGAAATAGCGGAAATTTTGGTTGGTTCCTTCGGTCAAAAACAGTGGGTTGACATAATCAATAAACGTATCGCGCCTAGAATAATCCAAGGCAATACGGCCCGCCAATTCGTTTTTATAAATCGGCCCAGAGGCCATAAGAGATGTATGCTGTTGACTATAATTACCAATTAGACTTTGATAGGCAGCTTCTCGGTTAAAGGTTGGGTCTTTGGTATTAACAATAATTGCCCCACCAATAGCATTTGCACCTTGTGAGGTCGTTTGCGGCCCCTTAAAGACTTCAACGCTTTCAACATCCCATATCCCCATGCTACCAGAAGTTAATTCATGATAATTAGCATAGTGACCATCAATGTTCATGGAGGCGCGTGGTATGGTTCCACCAAAAAAGGCATTGCCGCCAACATTGGGACCTTGCGAGTCTTGACCACGTATAATCGGTGCTGCAACTGTATCTGTCGTTATCACATTTGCAAGGCCATCTATGCTGTCGTGAATGCTATCTTTGTTAAAGCCAGATTTCCAAATATCTTTTGCGGTGATAACACTTACTGATGATGCGGTATTACGTATATCGCGATCTATTTTTTCACCAGTGATAATGATTGCATCAAGCGTTGTTGAATTACTATCAACGCTGACCGTGTCTTGCGCAAAAGCCGATATGTGACTTGTTGATAAAAGCGCAACAATGGCGCAGCCAAGGTTACCCCCCTTAAGTAATTTATATTTCATGGCCCTCTCCATAAATATGACAAATAAAATCAAGTTAAATCTATTGGATTTATAATTATTCCGCAATATGAAATTCATATTTCATTGCGAAATATCAAGGACTAAATACTAGTTTAACGCGATTGATATTTTAATAGCCAGATAAGATAGGTTGCCCCCAAAAGGCCAGTAACCAAACCTATTGGTAATTTAAAGTTTAACGCTAAGCGTAAAGTTAAAAGATCGGCGCCAGCAACTAAAATCGCCCCCATTAATGCACTTGCCAGCAATACAAGATTAGGCGATTGAATAATGCGTTTGGCTAATTGTGGCGCCGCTAAAGCAACAAATGCAATTGGGCCAGCAACCGCTGTTGCGCTTGCTGTTAAGATAATTGCCGCAATAATTGCTATAAGGCGTGTTCGTTTAAGGTTTACACCTAATTGTTTAGCAAGGTCATCACCTAGCTCCATAAGGCTAAGTTTTTTAGCCACACTAAAAACAACTGGCATGATAATAAGAAAGACCGATGCTATTAATAAAGCATGCTGTAAAGTCCGGATATTTAAAGACCCAGAAAGCCAAAGCTGAGCGCTAGCAGCTTGATCAAGGTCGCCCATGACTAACAAAATAGTATTAATGCCTGATAATATTGCACCAACGCCAATACCTATCAAAATAAGCCGCGTAATTGAAAGGGGTTGCTGTCGTCTATAGGCAAGTAAAAAAATAATAAGTGAAGTGGTAAGACCGCAAGCTATGGCTGCCAAAATGGTTTGCCATGGGCCTGCATTTATGAGAATAATTTGTAAAATTGCGCCGGTCGCAGCACCAGTCGTAAAGCCTAAAATATCAGGGGAACCAAGGGGATTGCGCGATAGGGATTGAAAAACAGCGCCAGCAACGCCTAAAGCGCCGCCGACAAAAATTGCTGTGATAATGCGTGGCATGCGTAAGCGCCATACAATGCGATCCACAGTCTCGTTTTCACCAAAATTAATGATACTATGCCAAATTTGAGAATAATTTAAAGAATAGCTACCACTTTTAAGATGTGATAGGCTGATAAGTAACAAAAAAATAGTTAATATCAAGCAAGCAAAAAAATTGCGCTTATAAATAACAAGAGACCAAGACCCAGTGCGCAAAATGAAATTTTTCTTCATGACAGGCCTTTGTGAAACTTAATGACAGCATAAACAAAAAATGGCCCACCAATAAGCAAAGCCAAAATGCCTGCCGCAACTTCATTTGGCGCAATAATTATACGGCCGACAATGTCAGCAATTAACAAAAGTAAACCAGCAAGCAAAGCTGATGCTGGCAAAAGCCAGCGATAGTCATAGCCAAATAGAAAGCGTGCTAAATGCGGGGCAACAAGACCAATAAAGCTGATCGGCCCGATAGCTGCCGTCGCACTACCAGACAAAATAATAATTGCCAAAAAGGCCAATAGCCAAATTTTTTTTAAATTTAATCCTAATGATTGGGCAATGTCGTCTCCTAGCATGACAATATTAAATTGTTTGGCAAGAAACCAGCATATGACCAAACCAATACTGACACAAATCAGCAATATCACCAATGCGTCATAACCGCGGCCTTCAACACTGCCAGCCGACCAATGACGGAACTTATCTAGAATAATGGGCGAACTATTAATCAATAATAAGCCACTTGCCGATGATAGGCCGATTGTTACCCCAACCCCAGATAAAATAAGGTGTAGAGGATTATTAAAGCGGCCCTTATGTTTACTTAACAGCAAAACACAAAAACCTGCACAGCCAGCACCAATAAATCCAAACCAAATATAATGCAAAATCGAATTTATATGAAAGATTGATACGGCAAAAAGGACAGCGAAACCGGCCCCCGCATTAATACCGATAATCCCTGGATCAGCTAGCGGATTGCGGGTTAATGCCTGCATGATCATTCCAGATAAACCAAGCGCACAACCAGCTAAAACGGCGATAAAGCTGCGTGGCAGCCTTAGTTCAAGAATAACCAAATGGTCATTATTGCTCCTATCTGGAGAAAATATCGCCGCCATAGTTTGCTGCATAGAAATGTCTTTTGAGCCTATAAAAAGCGCAATAAAGCAAAATGCGATAGTTAAGCTCAATAGGCTAATGAGGCCTAAAGCTTTCCAATGACGGAAAGCTCTGTTTTTATGATCTGTATTGAAAAATGCGGCCATCAGTTTTGATAAGTCTTTAAAATTTCATTGACCATTTCTAGCCCTGAATAATAATCAATACGAAATGACGAAATGCCAAGCGGATAGACCTGATGATTTTTAACAGCTGTTAGATTTCTTAAAATCGGGTCAGTCAAAAATGCTGATACATCCTTATCATCGCCGCGCAATAAAAAAACCACATCACCTCTAATGGCACTCGCTAAATTTTCATGAGAAATAAAGTCAAAATCGGCACTTCGCGAGGTACTATTTTTCAACTCATCAGGTAGAGGTAACACTTTAAAGCCAAGACCGGTTAAAATATCTGCCTGCGGGCTATTATTTTTACTAACGGAAAAAGTAGCACCAATATTATAGCCTATAATAGAAATAGTTTGACCATCAGCTCTTATTTTCTTGGCGGCATCTTGTATTTTTATATTAAAATCTTCAGCGGCATTTAAAGCATCTTGTTCATTTCCAGTTGCATATGCTAGCTTTGCCGCAAGATCTTGCCAACTTGTATTGCCATAATTAACAAGCATAGTTGGAATGCCTTGTGCCTCCAACTCGTCATAATAATCAATTATGCTATCGCCGCCGACAGTTGAACCAATAACCAAATCTGGTTGCAGACCGATAATGGCTTCAAGGTCAAAATTTAAGTTGCCATATAATACTTCCACACCGCGCTCATCAGCAATTTTTGCCCATTGGGTAAAAAAGCCTTTATCATCGGTTAAAGCACTTGGCGTTGTGGCGGCACTTGCCAATAAGTTGGTGTTATTGGCTAATAATATTCCGGTCACACTTGGTGAAGTTGATATAATGCGCAAAGGTTTGTGTTTTAATTCCAAAAGCCCTTTTTCATGCTTAATAATACGCGGCCAATCTTGCTCAGCTGCATAAGTGCTTATGGACAACAACACACTTAAAATAAGAGAAAAGACAATTACCAATGCATTTTTATTAGCTTTTATCATTTAAAAATCCTTTGGAAAATATCTATTAAATTGGCAAATCAAATTCATCAAATTCTTTAAGTCCGTTTCCTTGCGATACGACTTTAGTATAATATTCTAAGCGGGCGGCATCAATTTGTGTGCTGCTTGTGCCGTGTCGCCAATAACCAATTGCTTTGATTTTATCTTTTGGAAGTGCGCAAACACTCATGAAATGTTTACGAATTTTACGTGTTTCCTCGCGTTCACATGCTACCCAAATTTGATAATTATCCGCCTCAAGAAAGCTATTCGCACTTTTGACAAGATAACCGGTTTTTCCTGCCACTTCATTTTCTTTGCGAATATAAACAAAGTGCTCAACACCATCAATTTTGGGCAGTTCGTCAATCGCCGCGCCGTTACCACATTCTATATAAAGCTTTGCTTTTGCGCCTTTCGGCCATTGTTGTAATATGGAATAAATTGCTGGAATTGCCGTTTCATCGGCAAAGAAAAGTGTTGGAAAATCACAATTTTCATCGGGAGTAAAATGCGGTCTTGGTCCAACCATAAAAGTAGAACTGCCAATTTTTGCGCCCTTAAGCCAACGCATTGCTAAGCCATCATCATGAATGACAAAATCAATTTCAACCATTTGAGTTTTTGGGTCAAAACTGCGAATAGTATAAACGCGCGATGTAGGGCGTTTTCCCGCTATTGTTTCAACATCAATGCGCACCGCTATATTAGGCTTTTGCCACATCTCTATGTCCGTTGGATTTATATGGCCTTTCACCCGTACCAGATTTGCAAATGGCTGCCACATATCGACAATTCGCAATTCAATTTTTTCCATACCGCCCATATGGTCTGCTTCATCAAGTATGGCAAAAGGATCCTTGGTCATGATTATTTTCCTTTTCAATATCGAAAATAAGGTAATTTTTGTGGCTATTTTATTGATGCAAAGAAAATTATATGACTATAATGGTCATATTTTAATGTTTTTTATTGCAGAATGTGTTTCACAATGCAATATAAAATAAATTTATTTTTGCTGTGGACATAATATGAATAATTCGCGATTAAACGCAAAAAATCTCAGTGTTGGATATTCTGATCATTTTATATTAAATGATTTATCACTCGCCATTCCAAATGGTAGTTTTACAGCAATTATTGGGCCAAATGGCTGTGGCAAATCCACCTTGCTACGAACGCTGTGCCGATTATTATCTCCCAAATTCGGCGAGGTTTTGCTTGATCAAAAACCTATTTCAACTTACCCAACCGCTGAAGTTGCAAAAATAATAGCCTTTTTGCCACAACGTGCCTTACCACCAGAGGGAATAAGTGTTGAGGAATTGGTAGCGCGTGGTCGTTTTCCTCATCAAGGTTTTTTAAAACAATGGTCAAGCGCTGATGAAATGGCTGTGTTACAAGCTTTAACAGATGTTAAAATGTTAGATTTTGCTGCAAAACCTTTAAGCCAACTTTCAGGTGGACAGTGCCAGCGTGTTTGGTTAGCAATGGCACTTGCACAAGAAACGCCCATCATGCTATTGGACGAACCCACAACATTTCTTGATATTGCCCATCAAATTGATCTCATGGAACTGCTAGGTGAGCTCAACAAAAAAGGCCGTACCATTGTTGCTGTTCTACATGATCTTAATCATGCCAGCCGCTATGCCAGCAACATTATTGCCATGAAAAACGGTAAAATCATCTCAAGCGGAAAACCCTGTGATATTTTAACTAATGAGCTTATTAAGACAATTTTTGACCTTAATGCAATTATTATAAAAGACCCATTTTCCGGAAATCCGTTTATTATCCCCGGCCAATAAAAAATTGGGAATAATTTAGATTTTAACCATCAAAACCAATCACTAAATCAAACCCTTGTTTGATACGTTCCGTTTGTATGTTTAATTGAAAGGCCGCTTTAAAGGCGGATGAATGAAACACATTTTCACTTGATGCATTTGCAACTATTTTACCCTTATCGAGTAATATTAATTGATCACAAAATCGCAAAGCAAGATCTAGATCATGTATGACAATAAATATTAATGCGTGTTGGGAATATTTTTTTAGTCGCACCATTAATGCAAGGCGTTGTTTGATATCTAAAGATGCTCCTGGCTCATCGGCTAAAATTAAAGATGGCTGTTTTGCTAATGTTGCAGCAAACATAGTTCTTGCGCGTTCCCCGCCAGAAAGCTCACTCCACCTTCTATTTTCAAGGCCAATCAAACCATAATCATTGATTATCTGTTCTAATTGTTGCGTTTTAAGGCGATAAAGATTCATACCAAGTGCAATTATTTCAGCAACAGAATAATCCCAACTTGGTATAAAATTTTGCGGACAATAGCCACAAATAGCACTGCGTTTCTTAACGTGCCATTTGCTTAGCTCTTCATCATTCCACAAAACACTGCCTTGATTTGGCTGTATATAACCCGAAATGATACGAAGAAACGTCG from Bartonella sp. HY328 encodes the following:
- a CDS encoding ABC transporter ATP-binding protein gives rise to the protein MIRLEARNIGLVVGKKKLISDVNFVIESPKLVGIIGPNGAGKSTFLRIISGYIQPNQGSVLWNDEELSKWHVKKRSAICGYCPQNFIPSWDYSVAEIIALGMNLYRLKTQQLEQIINDYGLIGLENRRWSELSGGERARTMFAATLAKQPSLILADEPGASLDIKQRLALMVRLKKYSQHALIFIVIHDLDLALRFCDQLILLDKGKIVANASSENVFHSSAFKAAFQLNIQTERIKQGFDLVIGFDG
- a CDS encoding siderophore-interacting protein → MTKDPFAILDEADHMGGMEKIELRIVDMWQPFANLVRVKGHINPTDIEMWQKPNIAVRIDVETIAGKRPTSRVYTIRSFDPKTQMVEIDFVIHDDGLAMRWLKGAKIGSSTFMVGPRPHFTPDENCDFPTLFFADETAIPAIYSILQQWPKGAKAKLYIECGNGAAIDELPKIDGVEHFVYIRKENEVAGKTGYLVKSANSFLEADNYQIWVACEREETRKIRKHFMSVCALPKDKIKAIGYWRHGTSSTQIDAARLEYYTKVVSQGNGLKEFDEFDLPI
- a CDS encoding TonB-dependent receptor gives rise to the protein MKYKLLKGGNLGCAIVALLSTSHISAFAQDTVSVDSNSTTLDAIIITGEKIDRDIRNTASSVSVITAKDIWKSGFNKDSIHDSIDGLANVITTDTVAAPIIRGQDSQGPNVGGNAFFGGTIPRASMNIDGHYANYHELTSGSMGIWDVESVEVFKGPQTTSQGANAIGGAIIVNTKDPTFNREAAYQSLIGNYSQQHTSLMASGPIYKNELAGRIALDYSRRDTFIDYVNPLFLTEGTNQNFRYFNGRGKLLWQPAELPGLDVKLTYSRIQSNRPAQEAASEPFFELKHRTNMMPSSQQNSDTAIIDIRYEFENGITLLNKVQYSHFNVERNTGIYTNGYVDVTQNNTSNESRLLFGQQDDKVSGLVGLFYNYVTSDEFMSLAGDTVFDDKKRNLGVFGEVRYRLTDRWTIEGGLRYQNDLVNRKGRSVFAALPLDYEETFSALLPKISLAYALRDDWIVGAVISRGYNPGGVALNMTSRQWLAFKQEKVWNYELFSRLALLDNRLSLNSNIFYMDFKDNQYNIPVVISPGLEQSYTINAEKTHSYGLELGLDYIILDNLQLKTSAGILKTRIDKISSNIAYEGNEFAKSPGFMLSAGLNWQATEKLNLGADIRHVDKYYSDIANTPAYSINAYTLSNFKINYDINQALQVFGYVNNVFNERTPTYLRNNRGTEASMTMPRNYGIGIRGTF
- a CDS encoding FecCD family ABC transporter permease, producing MRTGSWSLVIYKRNFFACLILTIFLLLISLSHLKSGSYSLNYSQIWHSIINFGENETVDRIVWRLRMPRIITAIFVGGALGVAGAVFQSLSRNPLGSPDILGFTTGAATGAILQIILINAGPWQTILAAIACGLTTSLIIFLLAYRRQQPLSITRLILIGIGVGAILSGINTILLVMGDLDQAASAQLWLSGSLNIRTLQHALLIASVFLIIMPVVFSVAKKLSLMELGDDLAKQLGVNLKRTRLIAIIAAIILTASATAVAGPIAFVALAAPQLAKRIIQSPNLVLLASALMGAILVAGADLLTLRLALNFKLPIGLVTGLLGATYLIWLLKYQSR
- a CDS encoding ABC transporter ATP-binding protein, with amino-acid sequence MNNSRLNAKNLSVGYSDHFILNDLSLAIPNGSFTAIIGPNGCGKSTLLRTLCRLLSPKFGEVLLDQKPISTYPTAEVAKIIAFLPQRALPPEGISVEELVARGRFPHQGFLKQWSSADEMAVLQALTDVKMLDFAAKPLSQLSGGQCQRVWLAMALAQETPIMLLDEPTTFLDIAHQIDLMELLGELNKKGRTIVAVLHDLNHASRYASNIIAMKNGKIISSGKPCDILTNELIKTIFDLNAIIIKDPFSGNPFIIPGQ
- the fepB gene encoding Fe2+-enterobactin ABC transporter substrate-binding protein, which codes for MIKANKNALVIVFSLILSVLLSISTYAAEQDWPRIIKHEKGLLELKHKPLRIISTSPSVTGILLANNTNLLASAATTPSALTDDKGFFTQWAKIADERGVEVLYGNLNFDLEAIIGLQPDLVIGSTVGGDSIIDYYDELEAQGIPTMLVNYGNTSWQDLAAKLAYATGNEQDALNAAEDFNIKIQDAAKKIRADGQTISIIGYNIGATFSVSKNNSPQADILTGLGFKVLPLPDELKNSTSRSADFDFISHENLASAIRGDVVFLLRGDDKDVSAFLTDPILRNLTAVKNHQVYPLGISSFRIDYYSGLEMVNEILKTYQN
- a CDS encoding FecCD family ABC transporter permease, which codes for MAAFFNTDHKNRAFRHWKALGLISLLSLTIAFCFIALFIGSKDISMQQTMAAIFSPDRSNNDHLVILELRLPRSFIAVLAGCALGLSGMIMQALTRNPLADPGIIGINAGAGFAVLFAVSIFHINSILHYIWFGFIGAGCAGFCVLLLSKHKGRFNNPLHLILSGVGVTIGLSSASGLLLINSSPIILDKFRHWSAGSVEGRGYDALVILLICVSIGLVICWFLAKQFNIVMLGDDIAQSLGLNLKKIWLLAFLAIIILSGSATAAIGPISFIGLVAPHLARFLFGYDYRWLLPASALLAGLLLLIADIVGRIIIAPNEVAAGILALLIGGPFFVYAVIKFHKGLS